A genomic stretch from Anaerolinea thermophila UNI-1 includes:
- the rpsI gene encoding 30S ribosomal protein S9, protein MMSVQYYEGVGRRKEATARVRVMSGNGKFIVNDKPAEDYFTRLGDLEAILAPLAAAGEDRSRLDITVQVKGGGVTGQTDAVKLGMARALVKMNADLVAVMRKYGFLTRDARVKERKKPGLKRARKAPTYTKR, encoded by the coding sequence ATTATGTCCGTTCAGTATTATGAAGGTGTTGGGCGTCGCAAAGAAGCCACCGCGCGTGTGCGCGTGATGAGCGGTAACGGCAAATTCATCGTCAACGACAAACCCGCCGAGGATTATTTCACCCGTCTGGGCGATCTGGAAGCCATCCTGGCGCCTTTGGCAGCGGCTGGTGAAGATCGCTCCCGCCTCGATATCACCGTCCAGGTGAAGGGTGGGGGTGTGACTGGCCAGACCGATGCGGTGAAACTGGGCATGGCGCGTGCGTTGGTGAAGATGAACGCCGATCTGGTTGCCGTGATGCGCAAGTACGGCTTCCTGACCCGGGATGCTCGCGTCAAGGAACGCAAGAAACCCGGTCTCAAGCGCGCTCGCAAGGCTCCTACCTACACCAAGCGTTAA
- the rpsD gene encoding 30S ribosomal protein S4 has translation MGKYLGPVCKLCRREGEKLFLKGERCYSPKCSFEKRGFAPGQHGRTQQGRSERESDYARQLRAKQKARRVYGIFERQFRRYFGLALRKKGLTGLNLLQTLEMRLDNVVFRMGFASSRAQARQLVNHGHIQVNNHRADIPSMLVKPGDIISVKESARSLTYWKDLLDVVDRRTCPMWIDRDTKNLSGRILRLPERSEIDGNLNEQLIVEYYSR, from the coding sequence ATGGGTAAATATCTTGGGCCGGTTTGTAAACTTTGCCGGCGAGAAGGCGAAAAATTGTTCCTTAAAGGGGAACGCTGCTATAGCCCCAAATGCTCGTTTGAAAAGCGCGGTTTTGCTCCTGGTCAGCATGGCCGCACACAGCAGGGGCGTAGTGAACGCGAATCTGACTACGCGCGTCAGTTGCGCGCCAAACAGAAGGCTCGCCGGGTTTATGGCATTTTTGAGCGTCAGTTCCGCCGCTACTTCGGCCTGGCGCTTCGCAAGAAAGGTCTGACCGGTTTGAACCTGTTGCAAACCCTGGAAATGCGCCTGGATAATGTGGTTTTCCGCATGGGCTTTGCTTCCAGCCGCGCGCAGGCGCGTCAACTGGTCAACCATGGGCATATTCAGGTCAACAACCACCGCGCAGATATTCCCTCCATGCTGGTCAAGCCGGGGGATATCATCTCCGTCAAGGAAAGCGCCCGCAGTCTGACCTATTGGAAAGACCTGCTGGATGTGGTTGATCGACGCACCTGCCCGATGTGGATTGACCGCGATACCAAGAATCTTTCCGGCCGAATTCTGCGACTGCCGGAACGGTCTGAAATTGACGGCAACCTCAACGAACAGTTGATCGTTGAGTACTACTCTCGCTAA
- a CDS encoding DNA-directed RNA polymerase subunit alpha encodes MAALTNMVTPKVEREAEARNYGKFIIGPLEGGYGVTLGNALRRVLLSSLEGAAVTSIRISDVLHEFSDIPGVREDVIQVMLNIKQLRLILHDVETTHMHLEVRGEGTVTAADIQAPAEVEIVNPELELFTVDDPNTRLEIDFTVSRGRGYSPASERSGRLPIGELPVDAIFSPVKRVNWSVTAARVGQSTNYDRLILEIWTDGTITPENALSTSAKILIDHLRYITGVSAESLAVTVEKEVAGGRLTSEAAETPIENLDLSVRVFNSLKRTGITTVGDVLELLEKGEDAVMSIRNFGEKSLDELRQKMREKGFLRDEKTVE; translated from the coding sequence GTGGCTGCTCTAACAAATATGGTAACGCCAAAAGTCGAGCGAGAAGCAGAGGCTCGCAATTATGGAAAATTCATCATTGGGCCACTGGAAGGCGGTTACGGGGTGACTCTGGGCAACGCCCTGCGGCGTGTTCTGCTCTCCTCTCTGGAAGGCGCCGCGGTGACCTCTATCCGCATCTCCGATGTCCTGCATGAGTTCAGCGATATCCCTGGGGTGCGTGAAGACGTGATTCAGGTGATGTTGAATATCAAACAACTGCGCCTGATTCTGCATGACGTGGAAACTACTCACATGCACCTGGAAGTGCGCGGAGAAGGCACGGTCACTGCCGCAGATATCCAAGCGCCGGCCGAGGTGGAAATTGTCAACCCTGAACTCGAACTGTTCACAGTGGATGACCCAAACACTCGCCTGGAGATCGATTTTACGGTCAGCCGCGGGCGGGGCTACTCGCCGGCTTCGGAGCGAAGCGGTCGCCTACCTATTGGCGAACTGCCCGTGGACGCCATCTTCAGCCCGGTGAAACGTGTCAACTGGTCGGTCACTGCCGCGCGTGTTGGACAAAGCACCAACTATGACCGTCTGATTCTGGAAATCTGGACCGACGGTACCATCACACCAGAAAACGCGCTGAGCACTTCGGCAAAGATTCTCATTGACCATCTCCGCTACATCACCGGCGTTAGCGCCGAGAGTTTGGCGGTGACGGTGGAGAAGGAAGTTGCCGGTGGGCGTTTGACCAGTGAGGCGGCGGAGACACCCATCGAGAATCTGGATCTCTCGGTGCGGGTCTTCAACTCCCTCAAACGCACGGGTATCACCACTGTGGGCGATGTGCTGGAGTTGCTGGAAAAAGGAGAGGACGCTGTGATGTCCATCCGCAACTTTGGCGAAAAGAGCCTGGATGAATTACGACAGAAGATGCGGGAAAAAGGTTTCCTGCGCGATGAAAAAACTGTGGAGTGA
- the rpmJ gene encoding 50S ribosomal protein L36, with amino-acid sequence MRVSPSIKKRCAKCKIVKRGGRLYVICENPKHKQRQG; translated from the coding sequence ATGAGAGTTTCGCCATCCATCAAGAAACGCTGCGCGAAATGCAAAATCGTGAAACGCGGCGGACGGTTGTATGTCATTTGTGAAAATCCTAAGCACAAGCAGCGACAGGGGTAG
- the rpsK gene encoding 30S ribosomal protein S11 — MAQNVRSARRGGSAKKVKRTLTSGQIHIYASFNNTIVTVTDQQGNTVCWGSSGSAGFKGSRKSTPFAARLAAEQAVKAAMAMGLQEADLIVKGPGPGRESAIRAVQAMGVRVRSIADVTPVPHNGCRPPKKRRV, encoded by the coding sequence ATGGCACAAAACGTACGTTCTGCACGAAGAGGTGGCTCGGCAAAGAAAGTCAAGCGAACGTTGACTTCCGGGCAAATCCACATTTACGCCTCTTTCAACAATACCATTGTGACCGTCACGGACCAACAGGGGAACACCGTCTGCTGGGGGTCCTCCGGATCGGCTGGCTTCAAAGGGTCGCGCAAAAGCACGCCCTTTGCGGCGCGTCTGGCGGCAGAGCAGGCTGTGAAAGCCGCGATGGCTATGGGATTGCAAGAGGCTGATTTGATTGTCAAGGGGCCTGGCCCCGGTCGTGAGTCCGCCATCCGCGCTGTTCAGGCGATGGGTGTGCGTGTGCGCTCGATTGCTGATGTCACGCCGGTTCCGCACAACGGATGCCGGCCTCCGAAGAAACGCCGCGTCTAA
- the rplR gene encoding 50S ribosomal protein L18, whose translation MAKRTRAEGRLHRHRRVRMKVQGTPERPRLSVYRSLAEIYAQVIDDQAGHTLAAASSIDHELREKTAGLNKTEQAKLVGKLVAERALAKGIKQVVFDRGGFRYIGRVKALADAAREAGLDF comes from the coding sequence ATGGCAAAACGAACTCGTGCTGAAGGACGTTTACATCGGCATCGCCGCGTGCGCATGAAAGTACAGGGCACGCCTGAGCGCCCTCGCCTCAGCGTCTATCGCAGTCTGGCGGAAATTTACGCTCAGGTGATTGATGACCAGGCTGGTCATACGCTGGCGGCCGCATCAAGCATTGATCATGAACTGCGCGAGAAAACCGCCGGTTTGAATAAGACCGAACAGGCAAAACTGGTTGGTAAACTGGTTGCCGAGCGCGCCCTTGCCAAGGGCATCAAGCAAGTTGTCTTTGACCGTGGCGGTTTCCGCTACATCGGTCGCGTCAAGGCTCTGGCAGATGCTGCCCGCGAAGCCGGTCTGGATTTCTAA
- the secY gene encoding preprotein translocase subunit SecY yields MKRSAWRYLWKSVDIRQKLLITFLLLVIYRLAANIPVPGVNTEVIRGLLQGSGGAQSFLGLLDLLSGGTISNFSILAMGVYPYITAQIILQLLVPIIPALEQRLKDNPREGQIWMEKWTIILTIPMAFLSAIGQINIFGSLLQGGIAAILPNYGWSGANLLPTLTVILTMMGGTMFGIWLGQLISEYGIPKQGLSLIIFAGIVARIPANLLSILSDQQNGWWMLLVILAILVLTIFAIVYVQQGRRNVPVVFPGRRVGNRMSMPVHSNLPLMVNMAGMIPLIFAQAILTFPSMLASYFILSKTEWVANAARDIQRLFSSQSALYIIIYFLMVVLFTFFYTDVLFQQQNYGENLKKQGAQIQGVLRGEATQKYLSKVQRRITLPGALFLGLVAVLPYIVHALLPANAGAGLLLISAAGLLIVVGVVRDTFTIIDTELKLHGYQESLIKG; encoded by the coding sequence ATGAAACGGTCTGCTTGGCGTTACCTGTGGAAGTCGGTCGATATTCGTCAGAAACTGCTCATCACGTTTCTGCTGTTAGTGATCTACCGGCTGGCTGCCAACATCCCCGTTCCCGGGGTGAATACCGAGGTGATTCGCGGTTTACTGCAGGGGTCGGGTGGAGCCCAGTCTTTCCTGGGCTTACTCGACCTGCTCTCGGGCGGTACCATTTCCAACTTCTCCATCCTGGCGATGGGAGTGTACCCTTACATTACTGCTCAGATTATCCTGCAACTGCTGGTCCCCATCATCCCGGCATTGGAACAGCGGCTGAAAGATAACCCCCGCGAGGGGCAAATCTGGATGGAAAAGTGGACCATCATCCTGACCATCCCCATGGCGTTCCTCTCGGCCATTGGGCAGATTAACATCTTCGGCTCGCTGTTGCAGGGGGGGATTGCTGCCATCCTGCCCAATTACGGGTGGAGCGGCGCAAATCTTTTGCCTACCCTGACAGTGATTCTCACTATGATGGGTGGGACCATGTTCGGCATCTGGCTGGGCCAACTCATTTCAGAGTACGGTATCCCCAAGCAAGGCCTGTCGTTGATCATCTTTGCCGGTATCGTTGCGCGCATTCCTGCGAACTTACTCTCCATCTTGAGCGATCAGCAAAATGGTTGGTGGATGTTGCTGGTTATTCTGGCTATCCTGGTGCTGACCATTTTCGCCATCGTGTATGTTCAGCAGGGGCGCCGCAACGTACCGGTGGTATTCCCGGGGCGGCGCGTGGGCAATCGCATGTCCATGCCGGTGCATAGCAACCTGCCGCTGATGGTCAACATGGCGGGCATGATCCCGTTGATTTTTGCTCAGGCGATTTTGACTTTCCCCTCCATGCTGGCAAGTTACTTCATCCTGTCCAAAACGGAGTGGGTGGCAAATGCAGCCCGGGATATTCAGCGGTTGTTCAGTTCTCAAAGCGCTCTGTACATCATCATCTATTTCCTGATGGTGGTGCTGTTTACATTCTTCTACACCGATGTGCTGTTCCAGCAACAGAACTATGGTGAAAACCTGAAGAAACAGGGCGCGCAGATCCAAGGTGTGTTACGTGGTGAAGCCACTCAGAAGTACCTGAGTAAAGTTCAGCGTCGCATCACCCTTCCGGGGGCTCTCTTCCTCGGGCTGGTAGCCGTTCTGCCTTACATTGTGCATGCTCTCTTACCGGCAAATGCCGGGGCAGGGTTGCTGCTCATCTCGGCGGCGGGCTTGCTCATCGTGGTGGGTGTGGTGCGCGATACCTTCACCATCATTGATACCGAATTGAAACTGCACGGTTATCAGGAAAGCCTCATCAAAGGGTAG
- the rpmD gene encoding 50S ribosomal protein L30 → MTEATEPKMLKITLVKSPIGYSERHKATVRALGLRKLHQSVVHPDSPSLRGMLLKVNHLVKVEEVK, encoded by the coding sequence ATGACTGAAGCGACCGAACCGAAAATGTTGAAAATTACGCTGGTCAAAAGCCCCATCGGTTACTCCGAGAGGCATAAAGCCACGGTGCGTGCTCTGGGCCTGCGCAAATTGCATCAGAGCGTTGTACACCCCGATTCCCCTTCCTTGCGGGGAATGCTTCTCAAAGTGAACCATCTGGTGAAAGTTGAGGAAGTGAAATGA
- the rplF gene encoding 50S ribosomal protein L6, whose amino-acid sequence MSRIGRLPVVIPSGVQVGVDGLSVTVKGPRGTLARTFAPGVQITLEGNQVQVTRESDEPRIKALHGTTRALIQNMVTGVSTGFTKVLEIEGVGYRASMEGKNLVLNVGYSPPVVVEPPAGITFEVEERTRQIRVIGADAEQVGQIAADIRKIRPPEPYKGKGIHYLGEKIRRKAGKSGKGGKGGKK is encoded by the coding sequence GTGTCTCGTATAGGACGTTTACCTGTGGTTATTCCCTCTGGCGTGCAGGTGGGGGTGGATGGGCTGAGTGTGACCGTCAAAGGTCCCCGTGGAACACTTGCTCGCACCTTCGCGCCGGGTGTCCAGATTACGCTGGAAGGCAATCAGGTGCAGGTGACGCGCGAATCGGACGAGCCGCGCATCAAAGCCTTGCACGGCACCACCCGTGCACTCATCCAGAATATGGTGACCGGTGTGAGCACCGGCTTCACCAAGGTGCTGGAGATTGAAGGGGTGGGTTACCGCGCCAGCATGGAAGGTAAAAATCTGGTGTTGAATGTGGGGTATTCGCCCCCCGTCGTCGTTGAACCGCCTGCGGGCATCACCTTTGAGGTGGAAGAGCGCACCCGGCAAATTCGGGTCATCGGCGCCGATGCTGAACAGGTGGGACAGATAGCCGCGGATATCCGCAAGATCCGCCCGCCGGAACCCTACAAGGGCAAAGGCATCCACTATCTGGGTGAGAAGATTCGCCGCAAAGCCGGTAAATCGGGCAAGGGCGGTAAAGGTGGCAAGAAATAG
- the truA gene encoding tRNA pseudouridine(38-40) synthase TruA: MARYKVILAYDGTHFQGFQRQAGARTVQAEVEKALRSLGWGEESLLSSGRTDTGVHASGQVIAFDLDWRHSLEALRNALNARLPEDVAAKQVEEVPGDFHPRFNAIERAYLYRIIVAETRDPLRERYAWRLWPPLEAPEALQSAAQALCGTHDFSAFGTPPVEGGSTLRHIYQAEWRENGDEWLFEVRGNAFLYHMVRRMVWAQVQVGLNRLSLADFLEAVQQARPLPPGLAPAHGLVLTGVRYAENRQEAKNWMRSLL; encoded by the coding sequence ATGGCACGTTACAAAGTGATTCTTGCCTACGACGGCACGCACTTTCAGGGGTTTCAGCGACAGGCTGGCGCCCGTACGGTGCAGGCAGAGGTAGAAAAGGCATTGCGTTCGCTGGGATGGGGAGAAGAATCCCTCCTCTCCAGCGGACGGACAGATACCGGAGTGCATGCTAGCGGACAGGTGATTGCCTTTGATCTCGATTGGCGGCACTCTCTGGAAGCCCTGCGCAATGCTCTGAATGCCCGTCTTCCTGAAGATGTGGCAGCAAAGCAGGTGGAAGAAGTGCCGGGTGATTTTCATCCGCGCTTCAATGCCATTGAGAGGGCATACCTCTACCGCATCATCGTTGCAGAAACTCGCGACCCTTTGCGGGAACGCTATGCGTGGCGCCTCTGGCCCCCACTGGAAGCCCCTGAAGCCCTGCAGAGCGCCGCGCAAGCCCTTTGTGGCACCCACGATTTTTCCGCTTTTGGCACTCCTCCCGTTGAAGGGGGGAGCACCCTCCGGCACATTTACCAGGCGGAGTGGCGGGAAAACGGGGACGAATGGCTCTTTGAGGTGCGCGGAAATGCCTTCCTGTACCACATGGTGCGTCGCATGGTGTGGGCGCAGGTGCAGGTTGGACTGAACCGGTTGAGTCTGGCGGACTTTCTGGAAGCCGTTCAACAGGCTCGACCGTTACCGCCCGGCTTGGCACCCGCTCATGGGTTGGTGTTGACCGGGGTGCGTTATGCCGAAAACAGGCAGGAAGCAAAAAACTGGATGAGATCCTTGCTGTAA
- the rplM gene encoding 50S ribosomal protein L13 — MAVEKTFVLKGKPESQWLLVDATGKGLGRLATQIAHYLMGKHKPTYTPGVDMGDYVVVINALQLDIPKERLTTKIYYRHSNYPGGLKAISLRDQLQKHPERVIRAAVWGMLPHNKLGRRLIEKLKVYPGSEHPHAAQKPTPVA, encoded by the coding sequence ATGGCAGTGGAAAAAACTTTTGTGTTGAAAGGAAAACCCGAATCGCAATGGCTCCTGGTGGATGCCACCGGTAAGGGCTTGGGGCGATTGGCTACGCAAATTGCCCACTATCTGATGGGCAAACATAAGCCAACCTATACCCCTGGCGTGGACATGGGCGATTATGTGGTCGTGATCAACGCTTTGCAACTGGATATTCCCAAAGAGCGCTTGACCACCAAGATTTACTATCGCCATTCCAATTATCCGGGTGGGTTGAAGGCGATCAGTCTGCGCGATCAGTTGCAGAAACACCCCGAGCGGGTGATTCGCGCGGCGGTATGGGGTATGCTCCCGCACAACAAACTGGGGCGTCGCCTGATCGAAAAACTCAAGGTGTACCCTGGCAGTGAGCACCCGCACGCTGCTCAAAAGCCGACCCCGGTTGCGTAG
- a CDS encoding adenylate kinase — translation MATYIVLLGPPGAGKGTQATQIVQTFGLAHVSTGDLFRENLRNQTELGQLAASYMNAGKLVPDDVTIAMVRERITRPDCAQGVLFDGFPRTVAQADALSAMLAELSGKVDCVPYISVPAEVLVERLSGRISCPTCGRVYHVTNNPPKQPGVCDADGTPLIQREDDKPETVRKRIEEYLKNTAPLIDYYRERQLLVEIDGTQSIEVVSQQILNAIRKVKAS, via the coding sequence ATGGCAACATACATTGTGCTGTTAGGACCTCCGGGTGCAGGAAAAGGAACGCAGGCAACTCAGATTGTACAAACCTTTGGGTTGGCCCATGTTTCTACCGGCGACCTGTTCCGCGAAAACCTGCGCAACCAGACCGAATTGGGGCAACTGGCGGCAAGTTACATGAATGCCGGCAAACTGGTCCCCGATGATGTCACCATCGCTATGGTCCGGGAGCGTATTACCCGTCCCGATTGTGCGCAGGGGGTGCTTTTCGATGGCTTCCCGCGTACAGTGGCTCAGGCAGATGCTTTATCTGCTATGCTGGCGGAACTTTCGGGGAAAGTGGACTGTGTTCCCTACATCTCCGTACCGGCTGAGGTGCTGGTGGAACGCCTGAGCGGGCGCATCAGTTGCCCAACTTGCGGGCGGGTTTACCATGTCACCAATAACCCTCCGAAACAGCCCGGTGTGTGTGATGCCGATGGTACGCCTCTGATTCAACGAGAAGACGATAAACCGGAAACCGTGCGAAAACGGATTGAAGAGTACCTTAAAAACACTGCGCCGTTGATTGATTACTATCGCGAGCGCCAGTTGCTGGTGGAAATTGATGGTACCCAGTCTATTGAAGTTGTAAGCCAACAAATTCTCAACGCCATCCGAAAGGTAAAAGCATCGTGA
- the map gene encoding type I methionyl aminopeptidase, translating into MSWDRQITIKTPQELEIMREAGKINAEALAAARAAIQPGATTADVNAAAEAVLKKYGVYSPFKNYPGPYPYPASTCVSINDELVHGIPSKTRKIKEGDIVTVDCGTVYRGFVADAAFTVGVGQISEVARKLLEVTEGALYAGIRQMKPGNRVGDISAAIQHYVESRGFHVTREYTGHGVGRRMHEGPQVPNYGVPGRGLLLRPGLTIALEPMVLVGTWQTRVLADEWTVASADGSLTAHFEHTIAVTEDGPVILTLLGEDESGQKRASGI; encoded by the coding sequence GTGAGCTGGGATCGTCAAATCACCATCAAGACCCCGCAGGAACTGGAAATCATGCGCGAGGCAGGAAAAATCAACGCCGAAGCGCTGGCGGCCGCCCGTGCCGCTATCCAGCCTGGCGCTACCACTGCCGACGTCAACGCAGCAGCGGAAGCCGTGCTGAAAAAGTATGGGGTATATTCGCCCTTCAAAAACTATCCGGGACCGTATCCCTATCCTGCCAGCACCTGTGTCAGCATCAACGATGAACTGGTGCATGGCATTCCCAGCAAGACCCGGAAGATCAAGGAAGGGGATATTGTCACGGTGGATTGCGGCACGGTGTACCGTGGCTTTGTGGCAGATGCTGCTTTCACGGTGGGCGTGGGGCAAATTTCTGAGGTGGCTCGCAAGTTGTTAGAGGTGACCGAAGGCGCGCTTTATGCGGGCATTCGGCAAATGAAGCCGGGCAATCGCGTGGGAGACATTTCGGCGGCTATTCAACATTATGTGGAAAGCCGTGGTTTTCATGTTACCCGCGAGTATACCGGTCATGGTGTGGGGCGGCGCATGCACGAAGGTCCGCAGGTACCCAATTACGGGGTTCCGGGACGTGGCTTACTGCTCCGACCGGGGTTGACCATTGCGCTGGAGCCGATGGTGCTGGTTGGAACCTGGCAGACCCGCGTTCTGGCGGATGAGTGGACGGTGGCTTCTGCAGATGGTTCGCTCACAGCCCACTTTGAACACACCATTGCAGTCACCGAAGATGGACCGGTAATCCTTACCCTGTTAGGGGAGGATGAGTCTGGACAAAAACGGGCAAGCGGCATATAA
- the rpsM gene encoding 30S ribosomal protein S13: MARIEGVDLPRNKRVEVALTYIYGIGPTRARETLAATKVNPDTRVKDLTEAEVNALRDYIARNYTVEGDLRREVQMSIKRLIEIGCYRGLRHRRNLPVRGQRTRTNARTRKGPRKTVAGRGRRRGAKK, translated from the coding sequence ATGGCACGTATTGAAGGTGTAGATCTTCCGCGCAATAAGCGGGTCGAGGTCGCTCTGACCTACATTTATGGTATCGGCCCCACGCGGGCACGCGAAACACTGGCGGCTACCAAAGTCAACCCCGATACCCGGGTGAAGGACCTGACTGAAGCCGAAGTAAACGCGCTGCGCGATTACATTGCCCGCAATTACACTGTGGAGGGTGACCTCCGCCGCGAAGTTCAGATGAGCATTAAGCGGCTGATCGAAATTGGGTGCTATCGTGGTTTGCGGCACCGCCGCAATCTGCCCGTGCGCGGACAGCGCACGCGCACCAATGCGCGCACCCGCAAAGGACCTCGCAAGACGGTTGCGGGTCGTGGTCGCCGCCGTGGCGCCAAGAAGTAA
- the rpsE gene encoding 30S ribosomal protein S5, translated as MMDMMEYPSIETQYDERVIEIARVAKVVKGGRRFQFRVTVVAGDNKGHVGLGVGKANAVPDAMRKATERARKNMRKISMFGTTIPHEVIGKVGGSKVLLKPASPGTGVIAAGGVRAVLEAAGIRDILTKSLGSSNVLNVVQATFEALDQLKFPEEEAAHRGKAVEEILPFWERRKKHD; from the coding sequence ATGATGGACATGATGGAATATCCAAGTATTGAAACCCAGTATGACGAGCGCGTGATTGAAATTGCGCGGGTTGCCAAAGTCGTCAAAGGTGGCCGCCGCTTTCAATTCCGTGTGACGGTTGTGGCTGGTGATAACAAAGGTCATGTGGGTTTAGGGGTTGGTAAAGCCAACGCTGTGCCGGATGCCATGCGCAAGGCCACGGAACGCGCCCGCAAGAACATGCGCAAGATCAGCATGTTTGGGACGACCATCCCGCATGAGGTGATCGGAAAAGTGGGCGGTTCGAAGGTTCTGCTCAAACCGGCTTCCCCCGGTACCGGCGTGATTGCCGCAGGTGGCGTGCGCGCTGTTCTGGAAGCCGCTGGCATCCGCGATATCCTCACCAAATCGCTGGGCAGTTCGAATGTGCTCAACGTGGTGCAGGCAACCTTTGAAGCCCTTGACCAGCTGAAATTCCCTGAAGAGGAAGCCGCTCATCGCGGTAAGGCTGTGGAAGAAATTTTGCCGTTCTGGGAGCGGAGGAAGAAACATGACTGA
- the rplO gene encoding 50S ribosomal protein L15 has product MKLHDLFPNEGAKKKHKRKGIGIAAGQGKTAGRGTKGEGARSGQGGKLYRQGGNLPFYRRLPFMRGEGFTPPNQVEYNEVNVEQLERFPEGTVVTPELLAQAGMLHKNSNPVVILGRGELTRALTVQAQRVTKGARAKIEAAGGKVELIA; this is encoded by the coding sequence ATGAAACTTCACGATCTTTTCCCGAACGAAGGTGCCAAGAAAAAGCACAAACGCAAGGGTATTGGTATCGCGGCTGGTCAGGGTAAAACCGCCGGTCGCGGTACCAAAGGCGAAGGGGCGCGCTCCGGTCAGGGTGGTAAACTCTACCGGCAGGGCGGTAACCTGCCCTTCTACCGCCGCTTACCCTTCATGCGTGGTGAAGGCTTTACTCCCCCCAATCAGGTGGAGTACAATGAAGTCAACGTCGAACAGTTGGAACGCTTCCCGGAAGGCACAGTTGTCACTCCGGAACTGCTAGCCCAGGCGGGCATGCTGCACAAAAACAGCAACCCGGTCGTGATCCTCGGTCGTGGTGAATTGACCCGCGCTTTGACTGTTCAGGCGCAACGTGTCACCAAAGGCGCGCGTGCAAAAATCGAAGCCGCCGGTGGTAAGGTGGAATTGATAGCCTAG
- the rplQ gene encoding 50S ribosomal protein L17, with translation MRHAVAGYKLGRSKGQRNSLRRTLINQLFTHERIRTTRAKALAIRGDAERLITLARNSSKGTDIDKVNARRRAAARLGNPATVRKLFDDIAPRYANRNGGYTRIVKLGPRLGDAAEMVLIELVEG, from the coding sequence ATGCGACATGCTGTAGCCGGTTACAAACTTGGACGTTCAAAAGGACAGCGCAACAGCCTGCGGCGTACGCTCATCAATCAGCTGTTTACTCACGAGCGTATTCGCACCACCCGCGCTAAGGCACTTGCCATTCGTGGGGATGCTGAGCGATTGATTACGCTGGCGCGCAATAGCAGCAAAGGCACCGATATTGACAAGGTGAATGCTCGCCGTCGCGCCGCTGCTCGCCTGGGCAACCCGGCGACCGTGCGCAAGCTGTTTGATGACATTGCCCCGCGTTATGCCAATCGCAATGGCGGGTATACCCGTATTGTGAAATTGGGTCCGCGCCTGGGCGATGCCGCCGAAATGGTTCTGATTGAACTGGTAGAAGGATAA